The Spirochaetaceae bacterium genome includes the window CCGTGCTTGAGGTCACGACCGTGCGTGGAGAGCTGATCGCACAGAAACGGGACCCCGAAGACCCGTTGCTCAAGTGGCGCGGCCGCGGTCGGTTGCCGCGCGGCGAGACGGTAGACACCTACCTGGCGCGCATTCGCAAGTAAGTGACTACGGCAGTAGATAC containing:
- a CDS encoding AbrB/MazE/SpoVT family DNA-binding domain-containing protein — protein: MIHKRHRTTVSEKGQITIPKALRETLGIRPGTVLEVTTVRGELIAQKRDPEDPLLKWRGRGRLPRGETVDTYLARIRK